The DNA segment AACTGGGGCCGGGTTGTCGCGGCGGCTGGGAGAGCTGGCGTGGAGTTCGATCCCTACGCCGTCTCGCTCCGGGTCGGGGAGATACCGCTCGTCCGCCGCGGCGAGATCGTCGCCGATCTCGGAGCGGCGAAGGCCGCGATGCGCGGTGCGACCGTCACGTTCGACCTCGACCTTGCGGCAGGCGAGGGGAAGGCGACCGCGTGGGGGTGCGACCTCACCGAGAAGTACGTAGAGATCAACGGGAAGTACACGACATGAAACGAGAAGACGTGCTGATGGAGGCACTCCCCTACATCCAGAAGTTTTACGGCAAGACGATCGTGATCAAACTCGGCGGCCACGCGATGGTCGACCAGAGCATCCTCGAGACGGTGATCCGGGACGCCGTCCTTCTCCGCTACGTCGGGATGAAGGTCGTCCTGGTCCACGGCGGGGGGCCGGAGATCACCGCGAAAATGCAGGCGATGGGGAAAGAGCCCAAATTCGTCGGGGGGCTGCGGATCACCGATCCCGAGACGCTCGAGATCGCCCAGATGGTTCTCGTCGGCAAGATCAACGACGGCATAGTCTCCCTCATCGCGAATTGCGGCACCCGTGCGGTCGGGATCTCCGGCAACGACGGCAACCTCCTCATCGCCCGGAAGATGGATCCCCAGCGGGTGCAGGTCGGCGAGGTCATGCAGGAGGTGGATCTCGGCCAGGTTGGGGAGATCGAGGAGGTCGATCCCGAGGTGCTCCACTGCCTCCTCGCCCAGAACTACATCCCGGTGGTGGCCCCGATCGCCATCGACCGGCAGGGGATGAGCCTGAACATCAACGCCGACACGGCGGCCGCCGAGATCGCGATCGCTTTAAGCGCGTTCAAGCTGGTCAACCTCACCGACGTCGACGGAGTGATGGACGCCGACCGGACGATGGTCTACCACCGCCTTGCGCTCACCGAAGCGGAGGCGATGATCGGTGCGGGGGTCATCGCCGGCGGGATGATCCCGAAACTCGAAGGATGCATGAAAGCGGTCAGGAACGGTGTCGCGAGCGCCCACGTCGTGAACGGCAACCGGGAGCACAACCTGCTCCTCGAGCTCTTCACCGACCAGGGCGTCGGGACGATGCTCACCCTGTAACTCTTTTTTCCTCTCACGGCAGGTTGCCGTCCCCGCTGCACTCCCGCTGTCGCTCCTCGTTCATATCGACCAGGATCTCAAAGACTCTCCGGACGGCGACCGGGTCGATCCGGCTCTCGACGGCGTAGGTGAAGACCCGGTCGAGGACGATCTTTCGCTGCGCCGGATCATGGATGGAGAGACCCTCCTCCTGCTTGATCCTCGCGACCTGCGTCGCAAGCCTCTGCCGTTCCGCAACCAGATCGATGATTTTCTCGTCGATCTCGCGGATCTCGTTCCTGACGGCATCTAGGGACATACTACATGATTGACCGCGGCCGGTGAATAAACCTGACGGGTCGTGCCCGGCGAGGCGAAGGATATTATCGTGCCGGGACAAACCTGGTACCGAATATGCTCGAACGAATACCGCCACGCGAACGCCGGGATCTCCTGATCGCGTGGCTTGCCATCTCGATCGCCTTCACCCTGATCTTCGTCAGGGGCATGGTCTCCCTTGACATTCTCGTCTTCTACTTCGCGATGTCGCTCGTCACGGTGGGCGTCGCCTTCGTCCTGCACGAGCTGGCGCACAAGTTCGCCGCGATGCGCTACGGTTACTGGGCGGAGTTCCAGAAGGATAACC comes from the Methanoculleus marisnigri JR1 genome and includes:
- the argB gene encoding acetylglutamate kinase, with the translated sequence MKREDVLMEALPYIQKFYGKTIVIKLGGHAMVDQSILETVIRDAVLLRYVGMKVVLVHGGGPEITAKMQAMGKEPKFVGGLRITDPETLEIAQMVLVGKINDGIVSLIANCGTRAVGISGNDGNLLIARKMDPQRVQVGEVMQEVDLGQVGEIEEVDPEVLHCLLAQNYIPVVAPIAIDRQGMSLNINADTAAAEIAIALSAFKLVNLTDVDGVMDADRTMVYHRLALTEAEAMIGAGVIAGGMIPKLEGCMKAVRNGVASAHVVNGNREHNLLLELFTDQGVGTMLTL
- a CDS encoding chorismate mutase, producing MSLDAVRNEIREIDEKIIDLVAERQRLATQVARIKQEEGLSIHDPAQRKIVLDRVFTYAVESRIDPVAVRRVFEILVDMNEERQRECSGDGNLP